One window from the genome of [Mycobacterium] stephanolepidis encodes:
- a CDS encoding L,D-transpeptidase: MKYPRPDIRDALTRRRALTMLGLTVPAVAAACTTVGSNAPQDAPSPGAVLTFLPDDKAKEVNPTAPVSVTVANGWFQDVKLVNADGKVVAGALSRDQTRFRTTEPLGFDVTYSWKGSAVGLDGKAVAVSGSFTTLVPTAKVNGQFQLADGQTVGIAAPVIIQFDAHIADKAAAEKSLSITCDPPTEGGWAWLPDEQQGSRVHWRSREYFKAGTKVAVKANLYGIPLGDGAFGNEDMSLDFSVGRRQIVYADAPSHRIRVTTDAGTILDLPCSYGEADLPRNVTRSGIHVVTEKYEDFWMSNPAAGYTNVHERFAVRISNNGEFIHANPNTVGQQGSTNVTNGCINLSLGDAESYFRTAIYGDPVEVTGTSIELSYADGDLWDWVVDWPTWQSMSALPPNPKERTITTTPSTSSIPTTVPLTPSGAPTLSGTPTSAPLTPSGAPSLSGTPTTTPR; this comes from the coding sequence GTGAAGTACCCCAGGCCAGATATCCGTGATGCGCTGACGCGGCGGCGCGCGCTCACGATGTTGGGTCTGACGGTGCCCGCTGTTGCTGCGGCCTGCACGACCGTCGGCTCTAATGCGCCGCAAGATGCCCCATCACCGGGAGCCGTCCTCACCTTCCTGCCGGACGACAAGGCCAAGGAGGTCAACCCGACTGCGCCGGTCAGCGTGACCGTGGCCAACGGGTGGTTCCAGGACGTGAAGTTGGTCAACGCCGACGGCAAGGTTGTCGCCGGAGCTCTCAGCCGCGACCAGACGAGGTTCCGCACCACCGAGCCCCTCGGGTTCGACGTCACGTACAGCTGGAAGGGTTCGGCGGTAGGTCTGGACGGTAAGGCCGTCGCGGTATCCGGCTCGTTCACCACCCTGGTGCCGACGGCGAAGGTCAACGGTCAGTTCCAGCTCGCCGATGGGCAGACGGTGGGAATCGCGGCCCCGGTGATCATCCAGTTCGACGCACACATCGCCGACAAGGCCGCAGCGGAAAAGTCGCTGAGCATCACCTGCGATCCGCCCACCGAGGGTGGTTGGGCCTGGCTGCCCGATGAGCAGCAGGGCTCCCGGGTGCATTGGCGATCACGTGAGTACTTCAAGGCCGGCACCAAGGTGGCGGTTAAGGCCAATCTCTATGGAATACCCCTGGGGGACGGGGCATTCGGTAACGAGGACATGTCCCTGGACTTCAGCGTGGGGCGCCGCCAGATCGTCTATGCCGATGCGCCGAGTCACCGCATTCGGGTGACCACCGACGCGGGCACCATCTTGGACCTGCCATGCAGCTATGGCGAGGCGGACCTGCCGCGCAACGTCACCCGCAGCGGGATCCACGTCGTCACCGAGAAGTACGAGGACTTCTGGATGTCCAACCCGGCGGCCGGGTACACCAACGTCCACGAGCGTTTCGCGGTCCGGATCTCCAACAACGGTGAGTTCATCCACGCCAACCCCAACACCGTTGGCCAGCAGGGCAGCACCAATGTCACGAACGGTTGTATCAACTTGTCGCTGGGGGATGCCGAGTCGTACTTCCGTACCGCCATCTACGGCGATCCCGTTGAGGTGACCGGTACGTCGATCGAACTGTCGTATGCCGACGGCGATCTGTGGGACTGGGTGGTGGACTGGCCGACCTGGCAGTCGATGTCGGCGCTGCCCCCGAATCCCAAGGAACGGACGATCACGACGACTCCGTCTACCTCGTCCATCCCGACTACCGTTCCGCTCACGCCGTCGGGCGCGCCGACACTCTCCGGGACGCCTACGTCAGCCCCGTTGACTCCGTCCGGAGCGCCGTCGCTGTCCGGTACACCGACGACCACTCCTCGATAG
- a CDS encoding winged helix-turn-helix transcriptional regulator, whose protein sequence is MVGRASHADSSCTLARPLGEVGDGWSLLIVRDAVDGLRRFGEFQKSLGLAKNILASRLATLVDNGILEIVPAGARHEYQLTDKGRGLFPVLVALRQWSDEFCFAPGEPRVCLVDRETSRPVQRFELRAADGRALAPEDTAVLGV, encoded by the coding sequence ATGGTGGGACGCGCCAGTCATGCGGATTCGAGCTGCACCTTGGCCAGGCCGCTGGGTGAGGTCGGGGACGGCTGGTCGCTGCTGATCGTTCGTGACGCGGTCGACGGTTTGCGCCGATTCGGCGAGTTTCAGAAGAGCCTTGGGCTCGCGAAGAACATCCTGGCGTCTCGGCTGGCGACATTGGTGGACAACGGCATCCTCGAGATCGTTCCGGCCGGGGCACGTCACGAGTACCAACTAACCGACAAGGGCCGCGGGCTTTTCCCCGTCTTGGTGGCCCTGCGGCAGTGGAGCGACGAGTTCTGTTTCGCCCCTGGAGAACCACGCGTCTGTCTGGTGGATCGCGAGACATCGCGGCCGGTGCAACGCTTCGAGCTGCGTGCGGCGGACGGCCGGGCCCTGGCCCCGGAAGATACGGCCGTGCTCGGGGTCTAG